One stretch of Gopherus evgoodei ecotype Sinaloan lineage unplaced genomic scaffold, rGopEvg1_v1.p scaffold_46_arrow_ctg1, whole genome shotgun sequence DNA includes these proteins:
- the LOC115642823 gene encoding olfactory receptor 10A7-like gives MEENLTAVTEFIFLGFSDLQHLQPLLFVLILLIYLFTLIENGLVIAVTVADLALHTPMYFFLRNLSVLEICYTSGVFPKTLTNLLSEKQALSFLGCAVQMYFYLFFGSTECGLLTVMSYDRYIAICNPMRYSLIMSRKVTLSLAAMMWIVGKLVACEQTAAIFMLPFHGLNKINHFFCDILPVLRLVSTDTSLISAIISFLTMLFTIVLLILIITSYASIICTILKMHSGEGRHKAFSACSSHLNTVILFYCSAIITCMRPSPNVSADTDRALALLNTVIIPTFNPIIYSPRNKEVKEALRKYLTKNNISLFS, from the coding sequence ATGGAAGAAAACCTAACAGCAGTGACAGAGTTTATCTTTCTGGGCTTCTCAGACCTCCAGCATCTGCAGCCCCTTCTTTTTGTCCTCATCTTACTCATCTACCTCTTCACTCTGATAGAAAATGGCCTCGTCATTGCTGTCACAGTTGCTGACCTGGCCCTCCACACCcctatgtatttcttcctcaggaACTTGTCAGTCTTGGAGATCTGCTACACTTCAGGGGTCTTCCCTAAGACCTTGACCAACCTCCTGTCAGAGAAGCAGGCTCTCTCTTTCCTGGGCTGTGCAGTCCAGATGTACTTCTACCTTTTCTTTGGTAGCACAGAGTGTGGCCTGCTGACTGTTATGTCCTATGACCGGTACATTGCCATATGCAACCCCATGCGTTACTCACTCATCATGAGCAGAAAGGTCACCCTAAGCTTGGCAGCTATGATGTGGATCGTGGGTAAGTTGGTGGCATGTGAGCAAACGGCAGCCATATTCATGTTACCCTTCCATGGGCTGAATAAAATCAACCATTTCTTCTGCGATATCCTCCCAGTGCTTAGGCTGGTGAGCACGGACACATCGCTCATCAGTGCCATTATTTCCTTTCTCACTATGCTGTTCACAATAGTCCTCTTAATCTTAATCATCACCTCCTATGCAAGCATCATCTGCACCATTCTGAAGATGCACTCAGGAGAGGGGAGACACAAAGCTTTTTCTGCTTGCTCCTCACACCTAAATACAGTCATCTTATTCTACTGCAGCGCCATTATCACCTGCATGAGGCCCAGTCCCAATGTCTCTGCGGACACCGATCGAGCCCTCGCCCTGTTGAACACGGTCATTATTCCAACATTCAACCCAATCATATACAGTCCGAGGAACAAAGAAGTCAAGGAGGCTCTGAGGAAATACTTGACCAAGAATAACATTTCTTTGTTCTCATAA